A genomic segment from Sesamum indicum cultivar Zhongzhi No. 13 unplaced genomic scaffold, S_indicum_v1.0 scaffold00538, whole genome shotgun sequence encodes:
- the LOC105180288 gene encoding uncharacterized protein LOC105180288, whose product MDNKSKRISFSFDISTWYDITRGPSKGRLYGFRCSSSSTSSSSVSSTLKESDQNNELTKAVEDMRSNAAKMEEEFSRREDKNRKLLEIALEEARKREEEARKREADLQELVRKLLQDVEYKNYQFAGGSALQEQQHSRKDN is encoded by the exons ATGGAcaacaaatccaaaagaatTAGT TTTTCATTCGATATCTCAACTTGGTATGATATCACTAGAGGTCCTTCAAAAGGACGCTTATATGGATTTAGATGTAGCTCCTCATCTACAAGTTCAAGTTCAGTCAGTTCTACTCTTAAAGAATCTGACCAGAACAATGAGTTAACAAAAGCTGTGGAGGACATGCGCTCTAATGCTGcaaaaatggaagaagaattttcaagacgagaagacaaaaatagaaaattgcttgaaattGCTCTTGAAGAAGCTCGaaagagggaggaagaggCTCGGAAGAGAGAGGCAGACCTACAAGAATTAGTTCGAAAATTACTTCAAGATGTGGAATACAAAAACTATCAATTTGCTGGTGGGTCTGCACTCCAGGAGCAACAACATTCCAGGAaagataattag